In Kwoniella newhampshirensis strain CBS 13917 chromosome 4, whole genome shotgun sequence, one DNA window encodes the following:
- a CDS encoding ATP-dependent RNA helicase ROK1: MASAFNLLTAGGARFDRQRFKGDFELFTAKRKDRKGKSKQIDTTSHSSTALPHSLDFFGDHPAQPQTARRQTKDDQDSESGSDSSSSSSTSSSSSSSRPAPPPQKITLTGPDPLPTSLHTNLPSLLTHSSHPLSSRAGNPLLSALKAANIHSLWGVQCAVGGSLLAGHDTLCVAPTGSGKTLSYVLPTLVQLEDPARSLKGEVDEDDEDDTRRGVRSLIVVPTHDLAVQIAGVVKVVTRGRNWRTLVLTKATEKAICESAPGGGSVPEAQAAKDDDSEEDENEEEKEEEDDESTGSVDEFAQDSVANKNALGIDILIATPERLHHLVESRKLSLSSTRYIILDESDRLLSSDFLPQVEPILAACSHPQVQRCFLSATMPAGAEELAKKWLRDGGVRVVVGVKDSAVTTIDQTLLYTGSESGKLMALRNLISTGSLPYPSLIFVQSIERADELYKTLVLDGIKVDVVHGGRGKSKRDEAIEAFRLGNVWMLVVTEVLARGMDFRGVKVVVNYDFPQTVQSYIHRIGRTGRAGRPGKAITFINLEDGPYLRTVANVMRSSGCAVPEYMLDMKKPTKNEKRQLARAPVKRKAVGGGGRDLVKEEGKKRKQMVEGSKRRQGGGGASTQGEVDMDE; the protein is encoded by the exons ATGGCCTCTGCATTCAACCTTCTCACTGCTGGAGGTGCCAGATTCGACAGACAACGGTTCAAGGGCGACTTTGAGTTGTTCACAGCG AAACGCAAGGAcagaaaaggaaagagcAAGCAAATCGACACGACATCACACTCGTCGACGGCTCTCCCACATTccctcgacttcttcggTGATCATCCGGCTCAACCTCAAACGGCCCGTCGACAAACAAAAGATGACCAAGATTCTGAATCAGGATCTgattcttcatcttcatcgtccacttcttcctcctcatcttcctctcgacctGCACCTCCCCCGCAGAAGATCACCTTGACTGGACCGGATCCGTTGCCCACGTCGTTACATACCAACCTCCCATCGCTCCTCACTCattcttcccatcccctCTCGTCACGAGCCGGTAATCCTCTCTTGTCCGCTTTGAAAGCTGCGAACATACATTCTCTATGGGGCGTCCAATGCGCAGTAGGAGGATCACTCTTAGCTGGACATGATACTCTCTGCGTTGCACCCACCGGTTCAGGAAAGACCCTATCTTACGTGCTACCCACTCTCGTCCAACTGGAAGATCCAGCGAGAAGCCTCAAAGGTgaagtcgacgaggatgatgaggacgatacACGCAGGGGTGTGAGATCACTCATCGTCGTTCCGACACACGATCTGGCTGTTCAGATCGCTGGTGTGGTCAAAGTCGTtacaagaggaagaaattGGAGGACTCTCGTCCTGACAAAAGCCACGGAGAAAGCTATTTGCGAAAGCGCaccaggaggaggatctgtTCCTGAAGCTCAAGCAGCcaaggatgatgacagtgaagaggatgagaacgaagaggaaaaggaagaggaggacgatgagtcGACAGGAAGTGTGGATGAGTTTGCACAGGATTCTGTGGCGAATAAGAACGCTCTGGGCATCGATATCCTGATCGCTACTCCTGAGCGATTGCATCATCTCGTAGAATCACGGAAATTATCATTGTCATC GACCCGCTACATCATTCTCGATGAATCGGACCGTCTCCTCTCATCAGACTTCCTTCCTCAAGTCGAACCCATCCTCGCAGCATGTAGTCATCCCCAAGTCCAGCGATGTTTCCTGTCCGCGACTATGCCTGCTGGTGCGGAGGAACTGGCCAAGAAATGGTTGAGGGACGGAGGTGTACGAGTCGTGGTCGGagtcaa AGACTCCGCAGTGACAACCATCGATCAGACACTCCTCTACACCGGTTCCGAATCGGGTAAACTCATGGCGTTGCGCAATCTCATTTCCACCGGTTCACTGCCATACCCGTCTCTCATCTTTGTCCAGTCGATCGAACGTGCCGACGAATTGTACAAAACTCTCGTGTTGGACGGTATCAAGGTGGATGTAGTACATGGTGGCCGAGGcaagtcgaagagggatgaagCGATTGAAGCTTTCAGATTGGGTAATGTGTGGATGTTGGTTGTCACGGAGGTATTGGCAAGAGGTATGGACTTCAGAGGGGTCAAAGTGGTTGTGAATTATG ACTTCCCACAAACTGTTCAGTCGTACATCCATCGAATAGGTCGCACAGGAAGAGCTGGTCGACCCGGCAAAGCCATCACATTTATCAACCTAGAAGACGGACCGTACCTACGGACCGTCGCGAACGTCATGAGAAGCTCAGGATGTGCTGTACCCGAGTACATGTTGGACATGAAGAAACCGAccaagaacgagaagaggcagTTGGCCAGGGCGCCCGTGAAACGAAAGGCTGTTGGTGGCGGAGGGCGGGATctggtcaaggaggaagggaagaagaggaagcagaTGGTCGAGGGGAGTAAAAGACGACAagggggtggtggtgcttCGACACAGGGCGAAGTGGACATGGACGAGTGA